In Ignavibacteria bacterium, a single genomic region encodes these proteins:
- a CDS encoding 4Fe-4S dicluster domain-containing protein → MTENTKTQAKKPRKVKGKTIVDIQKCKGCELCTVACNEGGIEMSKNINNFGYRYAVIVDDLCTGCTNCAVVCPDGAITIYRTSGKKKEKVATLTNIKEDTRIVLDNPSMDDLKKMDYL, encoded by the coding sequence ATGACTGAGAATACGAAAACACAAGCGAAAAAACCCCGCAAAGTTAAAGGCAAGACTATAGTTGACATCCAGAAATGTAAAGGTTGTGAACTATGTACTGTGGCCTGTAATGAAGGCGGTATTGAAATGTCAAAGAATATTAACAATTTCGGTTACAGGTACGCCGTTATCGTTGATGACCTTTGTACCGGTTGTACAAACTGTGCTGTCGTCTGTCCGGATGGTGCTATCACCATTTACAGAACTTCAGGAAAGAAAAAGGAAAAAGTTGCTACTTTAACAAACATTAAAGAAGATACCAGAATTGTTTTGGATAATCCTTCAATGGATGACCTTAAAAAGATGGATTATCTTTAA
- the rlmB gene encoding 23S rRNA (guanosine(2251)-2'-O)-methyltransferase RlmB: MIIIGKNPILEMLRSNPKDLTKIIFMKNMKPEPRMKEILMLAKDNGVSIVSLHKFDFEKYFQRKDKKEGISQGMIGFMKDYEYTPLKELLRRIEKVVNPLLIILDEITDPHNFGAIIRSAVCLGADGIIIPRHNSAEVNHTVIKTSSGAVNYIPIAMETNLNNVIKILKQNAFTIVGTDIHAEMTTFEAKLNKAVCLIVGSEGKGIRVSLKNNCDVQIRIPMAGGFNSLNASVSTAIFMYEIFRQKNIK, encoded by the coding sequence ATGATAATAATTGGTAAAAATCCGATACTCGAAATGCTGAGGTCGAATCCAAAGGATTTGACTAAGATAATTTTCATGAAGAACATGAAACCAGAGCCCAGGATGAAGGAAATACTGATGCTGGCGAAGGATAACGGAGTAAGCATAGTATCGCTGCACAAGTTTGACTTTGAGAAATACTTTCAACGGAAGGACAAAAAGGAAGGTATTTCACAGGGTATGATTGGGTTCATGAAGGATTATGAATACACACCATTGAAAGAGCTTCTTCGTAGGATAGAAAAAGTTGTAAATCCCCTATTAATAATTCTTGATGAGATTACCGATCCGCATAATTTCGGAGCGATCATACGTTCAGCAGTTTGTCTGGGAGCGGACGGAATAATTATACCGCGCCACAATTCAGCAGAAGTAAACCACACAGTTATAAAAACTTCATCAGGTGCGGTGAATTACATACCGATTGCAATGGAAACAAACCTGAACAACGTGATAAAAATACTGAAGCAGAATGCATTTACAATTGTAGGAACTGACATACATGCCGAAATGACGACTTTTGAGGCGAAGCTGAACAAGGCTGTGTGCCTGATAGTCGGAAGCGAAGGCAAGGGAATACGTGTATCTTTAAAAAACAACTGCGACGTTCAAATAAGGATACCCATGGCAGGAGGGTTTAACTCTCTTAATGCGTCAGTTTCTACAGCCATTTTCATGTATGAGATATTCAGGCAGAAGAATATCAAGTGA
- a CDS encoding 2-oxoacid:acceptor oxidoreductase family protein, with amino-acid sequence MLNEEIIIAGFGGQGVLSMGQTLCYAAMVEGKNVSWMPSYGPEMRGGTANCITIVSDTTISSPIVSRFDTGILLNQPSMDKFESKIKPNGIIVYESTNILHASERKDIGVYAIAAADEANKLNNVRIANMILLGAFLQKKPIVSIDGIMEALKKVLPERYHNLLPVNRKALEVGAEIMSKM; translated from the coding sequence ATGTTAAACGAAGAAATTATAATCGCAGGTTTTGGAGGGCAGGGAGTTCTCTCTATGGGTCAAACTCTCTGTTATGCTGCCATGGTCGAAGGGAAAAATGTTTCTTGGATGCCTTCATACGGTCCAGAAATGAGAGGCGGTACCGCTAATTGTATCACAATCGTTTCCGATACAACTATCAGCTCGCCAATAGTCTCAAGATTCGATACGGGTATTCTTTTGAACCAACCCTCAATGGATAAATTCGAAAGCAAAATTAAACCGAATGGTATTATTGTCTATGAATCTACTAATATTCTCCATGCATCCGAACGTAAAGATATCGGTGTCTATGCTATTGCAGCAGCTGACGAGGCTAATAAACTCAATAACGTTAGAATAGCTAACATGATTCTTCTCGGAGCTTTTCTGCAGAAGAAACCAATTGTGTCTATCGATGGTATTATGGAAGCTCTCAAAAAAGTATTACCGGAAAGGTATCATAACCTGCTTCCGGTTAATAGAAAAGCTCTTGAAGTAGGAGCAGAAATAATGAGCAAAATGTAA
- a CDS encoding thiamine pyrophosphate-dependent enzyme produces the protein MENYEIIHPQCIVDGDDVYDLIYDKTVVMTDTRLHYCPGCGHSTTHKILAEVIEELGITENVIGVAPVGCSVFAYNYVDIDWQEAAHGRASAAATGIKRCHPDKYVFTYQGDGDLAAIGTGETIHSINRGENIMIIFINNGVYGMTSGQMAPTSLEGMKTTTSPYGRDVRTMGSPIKMSELIAPLPGAFYVTRQAVNHPGAVRKAKKAIMNGFKYQKLNKGVSFIEIVSNCPSNWKLTPLQSNEYVDTHMLKYYPLGDIKLPSKEDLANLKD, from the coding sequence ATGGAAAATTACGAAATCATTCATCCGCAGTGCATAGTTGATGGAGACGATGTTTACGACCTCATCTATGATAAAACGGTAGTTATGACAGATACCCGTCTTCACTACTGCCCTGGTTGCGGTCACAGTACAACGCATAAGATCCTTGCAGAAGTTATCGAAGAGCTCGGAATTACAGAAAACGTTATCGGTGTTGCACCTGTAGGATGCTCGGTCTTCGCTTACAACTACGTGGATATAGATTGGCAGGAAGCTGCTCACGGTAGAGCTTCAGCTGCCGCTACAGGCATTAAAAGATGCCATCCGGATAAATATGTTTTCACTTACCAGGGCGATGGAGATCTCGCAGCTATTGGTACTGGTGAAACTATTCATTCAATAAACCGCGGCGAAAACATAATGATTATATTCATTAACAATGGCGTTTACGGAATGACCAGCGGGCAAATGGCGCCTACTTCTCTTGAAGGTATGAAAACAACCACATCACCATACGGCAGAGATGTGCGTACAATGGGTTCTCCTATTAAAATGTCAGAACTCATCGCTCCGCTTCCCGGTGCTTTCTACGTCACAAGACAAGCTGTTAATCATCCGGGTGCTGTTAGGAAAGCAAAAAAAGCTATCATGAACGGATTCAAATACCAGAAACTGAATAAAGGTGTCAGTTTTATTGAAATAGTCTCTAACTGTCCGTCAAACTGGAAATTGACTCCGCTTCAGTCGAACGAGTATGTTGATACTCACATGCTAAAATACTATCCTCTTGGCGATATTAAATTACCGTCTAAAGAAGATCTTGCTAACTTAAAAGACTAA
- a CDS encoding alpha/beta fold hydrolase, translating into MKKLLLLLLLFSFAGCSKDISEVEKKSGTVIDTSIKKENIDVSTSDGIMISANYLYKSDKIKQPLVILIHQYRSDKKQWSQNFLDSLLNKGYKVLAYDIRSHGESGKADVDISDLLSNPEQAPKDIDAVIKWAKFQMSIDSNRIAVVGTSIGGSLGIYACINSGVKSVVSVSSGKSTFEAFTGYDERRMSMARPIPRIKNVMFICGNKDNNVADEERSIYENYLDEPKELQVFESEKHGKFLIEEFPQINELIINWLSKTL; encoded by the coding sequence ATGAAAAAACTATTATTATTATTACTTTTATTCTCATTCGCTGGCTGCAGTAAGGATATTAGTGAAGTTGAAAAGAAATCAGGTACGGTTATAGACACTTCAATAAAGAAAGAGAACATTGATGTTTCTACATCAGACGGAATAATGATTTCTGCTAATTATTTATACAAATCAGACAAAATTAAGCAGCCTCTGGTAATCCTTATTCATCAATACCGCTCCGATAAAAAGCAATGGTCGCAAAACTTTCTTGATTCCCTTTTAAATAAAGGTTACAAAGTACTGGCTTATGACATCAGAAGTCATGGCGAGTCAGGAAAAGCCGACGTTGATATTTCAGATCTGCTCTCGAATCCTGAACAGGCTCCCAAAGATATTGATGCAGTTATAAAGTGGGCAAAGTTTCAGATGTCAATTGATTCAAACAGAATAGCGGTTGTTGGTACCTCAATCGGCGGTTCACTCGGTATTTATGCATGTATAAACAGCGGTGTTAAATCCGTTGTTTCTGTTTCAAGCGGGAAAAGTACCTTTGAAGCATTTACGGGATACGATGAAAGAAGAATGTCAATGGCTCGTCCGATACCAAGAATCAAAAATGTGATGTTCATCTGTGGAAACAAAGACAATAACGTTGCAGATGAGGAAAGGAGTATTTATGAGAATTATCTGGATGAACCTAAAGAACTTCAGGTTTTTGAATCCGAAAAGCACGGCAAATTTTTGATTGAAGAATTCCCGCAAATAAATGAACTTATTATTAACTGGTTAAGTAAAACACTTTAG
- a CDS encoding DNA internalization-related competence protein ComEC/Rec2 translates to MKKINTAPAFKLAVVFSVGILAGKYFSPGYFITIPILLIFITAYLYLNNKYPIIKICVLSSIIILSGLIKSNIDFKISSDKSINYFRNSISGIYLVGTIDNLPEYSEKRVRFTIDASELISGNDTLKVEGRVLVLIRQTKILSHTDTIPVVAAGDRVILFGSLRDAPDEINPGEFNYREYLALNDIQKTFKVSYWSDSEVLSKNNLNFFEQNIIYPSRKYAIENINKSIGGEEAAFLNGLVTGYRSDFSKELKEDFVKAGVMHLIAVSGLNVAYIIIFLTVVFSLLRVPFNIKIYLMIAALVFYMFFTGAAASIVRAVIMGSVMLINLKVQRKINFYNVIGISALIILLFDSKQLFDSGFILSYSAVLSIVIIFDRINLVVGKRINHWNRDWRKVFYYVYITFLTTIAAQIGVLPITLKYFGKISIAGIFTNLIAIPLSNLSLALGFLQIIFSVFSNFLGGLIAEVNYLLLHYEIAFIKWAANLPFSSYDFYGITLSMLVTFYMIFLLILLMNKSNFKYIVVSIVFVITAFFIISGMKENGLEITYLALGNSDCTHLETPDGSNILIDIGIENQYNASTTGRIIPYLKRKSVHYLDLVILTSRLGRNYKSLNKIIENFNVNKILLTDKNEISGNTEKLIIDNKIQVDELKSIDEINGYGGLKIKCLKIDTISGNTMIKIYFGKKSFLFPGKAEKLDELNAVKVSGSELKSDVLKVAKYGSIKSTSEEFLQSVLPSVSVISTSGTEGRNLPAYEVLKRLKRYKSEVYRTDEQGAIILFTDGYSIKVE, encoded by the coding sequence ATGAAGAAAATAAATACAGCGCCTGCATTTAAACTGGCAGTAGTATTTTCGGTTGGAATACTCGCAGGAAAATACTTCTCGCCGGGTTATTTTATCACGATTCCTATACTTCTGATTTTTATAACTGCTTATTTATACTTAAATAATAAATACCCGATAATAAAAATTTGTGTTCTTTCATCAATAATAATACTTTCCGGATTAATAAAATCGAATATCGATTTTAAAATTTCGTCGGATAAATCAATAAATTACTTCAGGAATAGTATTTCAGGAATTTATCTGGTAGGTACGATAGATAATTTGCCTGAATATTCGGAAAAGAGGGTGAGGTTTACGATTGATGCATCAGAATTAATCTCAGGAAATGATACACTGAAAGTTGAAGGCAGAGTCCTGGTACTAATTAGACAAACAAAGATATTAAGTCACACGGATACAATACCGGTTGTTGCTGCGGGCGATAGAGTAATACTGTTCGGTTCATTACGGGATGCACCTGATGAGATTAATCCCGGTGAGTTTAATTATAGGGAATATCTTGCACTCAACGACATTCAAAAGACCTTCAAGGTAAGTTACTGGAGCGATTCAGAAGTTCTTTCGAAAAACAACTTAAACTTCTTTGAACAAAATATTATTTATCCTTCGAGAAAATATGCTATTGAAAACATTAACAAAAGTATCGGTGGTGAGGAAGCTGCATTTCTGAACGGACTCGTAACGGGTTACAGATCGGATTTTTCAAAAGAACTGAAAGAGGATTTCGTAAAAGCAGGTGTAATGCATTTGATAGCGGTCTCGGGGCTAAACGTTGCTTATATAATTATTTTTCTAACAGTTGTTTTTTCACTATTGAGGGTGCCATTCAACATAAAGATTTATTTAATGATAGCAGCTTTGGTTTTTTATATGTTTTTTACGGGAGCCGCTGCGTCAATAGTACGTGCGGTTATAATGGGTTCAGTGATGTTGATTAATTTAAAAGTGCAACGGAAAATAAATTTTTATAATGTAATAGGTATCTCAGCGTTAATAATTCTTCTGTTTGATTCAAAGCAGCTATTTGATTCGGGTTTCATATTATCCTACAGCGCAGTTCTTTCAATAGTTATTATATTTGATAGAATTAATCTGGTTGTTGGCAAGAGGATTAATCATTGGAACAGAGACTGGCGCAAAGTATTCTATTATGTTTACATTACTTTCTTAACAACAATAGCCGCTCAGATAGGGGTATTACCAATAACCCTGAAGTATTTCGGGAAAATTTCTATTGCGGGTATTTTTACTAATCTAATTGCGATTCCATTATCAAACCTATCTCTTGCTTTAGGATTCTTACAAATAATTTTCAGTGTGTTTTCGAATTTCCTCGGCGGACTTATAGCTGAAGTTAATTATTTGCTTTTGCACTACGAGATTGCATTTATAAAATGGGCAGCTAACCTCCCCTTTTCAAGCTATGATTTCTACGGAATAACACTTTCCATGCTTGTCACGTTTTATATGATATTTCTACTCATTCTATTAATGAATAAATCAAATTTTAAATATATCGTCGTATCGATAGTTTTTGTTATTACTGCTTTTTTTATTATATCAGGGATGAAAGAAAACGGACTCGAAATAACTTATTTAGCATTAGGAAATTCCGACTGCACGCATCTTGAAACACCTGACGGCAGTAATATATTAATTGATATAGGTATAGAGAATCAATATAATGCCTCCACGACGGGAAGAATAATTCCTTACTTGAAGAGAAAATCTGTACATTATTTAGATCTTGTAATATTAACATCACGTTTAGGAAGAAATTACAAATCATTGAACAAAATAATTGAAAACTTTAATGTTAACAAAATACTGTTGACAGATAAAAATGAAATAAGCGGTAATACGGAAAAACTTATAATTGATAACAAGATACAGGTCGATGAGCTTAAGAGTATTGACGAAATAAACGGTTATGGCGGGTTAAAGATTAAATGTCTAAAGATTGATACGATTTCCGGCAACACAATGATAAAAATATACTTCGGGAAAAAGAGCTTTTTGTTTCCGGGAAAAGCTGAAAAGCTTGATGAATTAAACGCTGTTAAAGTGTCAGGCAGCGAACTCAAATCAGATGTTTTAAAAGTCGCAAAATACGGAAGCATAAAATCTACTTCTGAAGAGTTTTTACAATCAGTACTACCTTCCGTTTCAGTAATTTCTACATCGGGTACTGAAGGCAGAAACCTGCCAGCTTATGAAGTACTAAAGCGATTAAAAAGATATAAATCAGAGGTGTACAGAACAGATGAGCAAGGTGCAATAATTTTATTTACTGACGGTTATAGTATAAAAGTGGAGTAA
- a CDS encoding 3-methyl-2-oxobutanoate dehydrogenase subunit VorB, giving the protein MEQKEDIRLMKGNEAMAEAAIQARMDAYFGYPITPQSEVLEYLTRELPNREHGIALQAESEVAAINMVYGAAGAGKRVWTSSSSPGWSLMQEGVSYIASAQLPCLLVNVNRGGPGLGTIQPSQGDYFQATKGGGHGDYHLIVLAPNSVQEMADFVFLGFELADKYRNPVLMLSDGAIGQMMERVVFKKRELKQIDKPWAATGKTKDRERNIITSLFIQPEKMEQVNLTLMAKYAEVEKNEVRYEEIMTDDAEYLIVAYGLSARISHKVVILAREKGLKLGLLRPITLWPFPALPIAKLADQVKGMMTLELNAGQMVDDVRLAVNGKVKVSHYGRMGGIIPSPEEVLEKFEEFIKTL; this is encoded by the coding sequence ATGGAACAAAAAGAAGATATTAGATTAATGAAGGGAAACGAAGCTATGGCTGAAGCTGCTATTCAAGCAAGGATGGATGCGTACTTCGGTTATCCTATTACACCACAGTCTGAAGTTCTTGAGTACCTTACCCGTGAACTACCTAACAGGGAACATGGTATTGCACTTCAGGCTGAAAGTGAAGTTGCTGCTATTAATATGGTCTACGGTGCTGCAGGCGCTGGTAAAAGAGTCTGGACTTCATCGTCCTCACCCGGCTGGTCGCTCATGCAGGAAGGTGTTTCCTACATCGCTTCGGCTCAGCTTCCGTGCCTTCTCGTAAACGTCAACCGGGGTGGTCCGGGTCTCGGAACTATTCAGCCGTCACAGGGGGATTATTTCCAGGCAACCAAAGGCGGGGGACATGGTGATTATCACCTAATAGTCCTAGCTCCGAATTCAGTTCAGGAAATGGCGGACTTTGTGTTTCTCGGTTTTGAACTTGCTGATAAATACCGTAATCCTGTACTAATGCTCTCAGACGGCGCTATTGGACAGATGATGGAAAGAGTAGTGTTTAAAAAACGTGAATTAAAACAAATTGATAAACCCTGGGCTGCAACAGGTAAAACAAAAGACAGGGAAAGAAATATTATTACATCTCTTTTTATTCAGCCGGAAAAAATGGAACAGGTGAATCTTACTCTCATGGCAAAATATGCTGAAGTGGAGAAGAATGAAGTCCGTTATGAAGAAATTATGACTGATGATGCCGAATACCTTATCGTTGCCTACGGTCTATCTGCAAGAATAAGTCATAAAGTCGTTATTCTCGCAAGGGAAAAAGGTCTGAAACTCGGTCTTTTAAGGCCCATTACCCTTTGGCCGTTCCCGGCTCTGCCGATTGCAAAACTCGCCGATCAGGTTAAAGGTATGATGACACTCGAACTCAATGCCGGACAGATGGTTGATGATGTACGCCTCGCTGTAAATGGTAAAGTAAAGGTTAGTCACTACGGCAGAATGGGCGGTATTATTCCAAGCCCGGAAGAAGTTCTGGAAAAATTTGAGGAATTTATTAAAACTCTTTAA
- the htpX gene encoding protease HtpX, with the protein MNSTIKRLFLFLVTNLIVVITIGFILSLLGISGEGTIGLMLLSFLWGMGGSFISLFMSKWLAKRAYGIKIIDPRNVSGTEIRIYEMVRRLAERESINVPEVGIYDSSEPNAFATGATKKSSMVAFSTGLIKMMNESELEAVAGHEIAHISNGDMVTLTLLTGIANAFVIFMARIIASAIDQALRDEDGGGLGFLAYFLIVSVLETVLMLLAYIPISAFSRHREYKADEGSAKITSALAMANALTVLGSYSGQLDKKNSYSIAKIESRKRISIFSTHPSIEQRIERLKAMR; encoded by the coding sequence ATGAACTCAACTATCAAAAGACTTTTCTTGTTTTTAGTTACTAACTTAATAGTTGTAATTACTATTGGTTTCATACTTAGCCTACTTGGGATAAGTGGTGAAGGAACAATCGGTCTAATGTTATTGTCATTCTTATGGGGAATGGGGGGTTCCTTTATATCATTGTTTATGAGTAAATGGCTCGCAAAAAGAGCTTATGGTATAAAGATTATTGACCCTCGGAATGTTTCAGGTACTGAGATTAGAATCTATGAAATGGTACGCAGGCTCGCTGAAAGAGAAAGCATTAATGTTCCTGAAGTTGGAATTTATGATTCATCCGAGCCAAACGCATTTGCAACGGGAGCAACTAAAAAATCTTCGATGGTGGCTTTCTCAACCGGGCTCATCAAAATGATGAATGAAAGCGAGTTAGAAGCAGTTGCTGGACACGAAATTGCTCATATCAGCAACGGTGATATGGTCACTCTGACATTACTCACGGGTATTGCTAACGCTTTTGTTATTTTTATGGCAAGAATTATTGCAAGTGCTATCGATCAGGCTCTGAGAGATGAAGACGGTGGAGGACTTGGTTTCTTAGCTTATTTTCTGATTGTATCTGTTCTTGAAACAGTATTAATGCTTCTTGCCTACATTCCAATATCCGCATTTTCAAGGCATAGAGAATATAAAGCAGACGAAGGTTCGGCAAAAATCACTTCAGCTTTAGCTATGGCAAATGCTCTAACGGTTCTTGGAAGTTATTCAGGGCAGCTTGATAAAAAGAATTCATACTCGATAGCAAAAATAGAATCAAGAAAACGTATTTCAATATTCAGTACTCATCCTTCTATCGAACAAAGAATAGAACGTCTAAAAGCAATGAGATAA
- a CDS encoding branched-chain amino acid aminotransferase has protein sequence MNFKVKKNPETRIKNIDWNNLRFGVYFSDHVFISVYKNGKWDDGAIEPYGLLPFEPGLCTLHYGQTIFEGLKAFKSVKDGANIFRPDMNVKRLNRSAGIVCIPPYDEEKLLAGIQELVKIDSKFIPKEKGQSLYIRPVVFGSGHFLGVTASGEYHLIVMTSPVASYYAAGLNPVKIMVSTDYVRAVQGGVGAAKTAANYAASLYAGMDAHRKGYSQVLWLDGVNRKDIDEVGAMNIMFVIDDELITPSLQKNTVLAGVTRDSVLTLAREWGMKVSERNISIDEVSDAHAKGKVQEVFGTGTAAVISPVGLLHYKGKDMVFNDMKIGPVAQKFYDTITGIQYGEIEDTRNWIKHVDF, from the coding sequence ATGAATTTTAAAGTTAAAAAGAATCCGGAAACACGGATTAAAAATATTGACTGGAATAATCTGAGATTTGGAGTATATTTCTCAGACCACGTTTTTATTTCTGTTTATAAAAACGGGAAGTGGGACGATGGAGCTATTGAGCCATATGGACTGTTGCCTTTTGAACCCGGGCTTTGCACTCTGCATTACGGACAGACAATATTTGAAGGTTTAAAAGCATTCAAATCTGTTAAAGACGGTGCTAATATCTTCAGACCTGATATGAATGTTAAAAGATTGAATCGTTCTGCTGGGATAGTTTGTATTCCTCCTTATGACGAAGAAAAGCTATTGGCAGGTATTCAAGAATTGGTTAAGATTGATTCTAAGTTTATTCCAAAAGAAAAAGGTCAATCTTTGTACATCAGGCCTGTTGTCTTTGGAAGCGGACATTTCCTCGGAGTAACTGCATCGGGAGAATATCATTTAATCGTAATGACCTCGCCCGTTGCTTCTTATTATGCCGCAGGATTAAATCCCGTTAAAATAATGGTTAGTACTGACTATGTTAGAGCGGTTCAGGGTGGTGTCGGTGCGGCTAAGACTGCTGCGAATTACGCCGCTTCATTGTATGCAGGCATGGATGCGCATAGAAAAGGTTATTCTCAGGTGCTTTGGCTCGACGGTGTCAACAGAAAAGATATAGATGAAGTCGGGGCAATGAACATTATGTTTGTTATTGATGACGAACTTATTACACCATCGTTGCAAAAAAATACTGTTCTCGCTGGAGTAACACGAGACTCCGTTCTAACCCTTGCAAGGGAATGGGGTATGAAGGTAAGTGAAAGAAACATTTCTATTGACGAAGTTTCAGACGCTCATGCAAAAGGTAAAGTTCAGGAAGTCTTCGGAACAGGTACCGCAGCTGTTATTTCACCTGTTGGTTTATTGCATTACAAAGGAAAAGACATGGTATTTAATGACATGAAGATTGGACCCGTTGCTCAAAAATTCTATGATACAATTACCGGTATTCAGTACGGTGAGATTGAAGATACGCGCAACTGGATTAAACACGTTGATTTTTAA
- the nrfA gene encoding ammonia-forming cytochrome c nitrite reductase, with the protein MKLAEKIKEKPWLGWILYGATILVVFLVGLLGSSIIERRTESNLIIQNVKPIKDWEPRNEIWGENYPREYETYVQTLDTSFASKHGGSAKVDMLERYPDLVILWAGYAFSRDYNQGRGHYLAVKDIRNTLRTDVPQPATCWTCKSTDVPRLMNQLGISEYYKKPWKELGSEVVNAIGCQDCHDNKTLNLKISRPALVEAFQRQGKDINNATHQEMRSLVCAQCHVEYYFKGKEEKYLTFPWDNGFTVEDMEKYYDNVEHVDWVHQISKTPMLKAQHPDFEVFKMGIHSQRGLSCADCHMPYKSEGGVKFTDHHIQSPLNNIANSCQVCHRESETTLMNNVYERQDKVLELGETATNIIAKAHIEAKYAWDAGATEEQMKPILKLIRQAQWRWDYIAASHGAGFHAPLESARVLGNSISKGQEARTQIAILLTKLNVGLPIAYPDISTKLKAQTYIGLNLDSLNKAKSIFLNETIPQWDKIAIEKGNKIAWY; encoded by the coding sequence ATGAAACTTGCAGAAAAAATAAAAGAAAAGCCATGGCTCGGATGGATATTATACGGAGCCACTATATTGGTTGTGTTTCTTGTAGGGTTACTGGGGAGCTCAATTATAGAGAGAAGAACAGAATCGAACCTGATTATTCAAAACGTAAAACCAATAAAAGATTGGGAACCGAGGAACGAAATCTGGGGTGAGAACTATCCTCGTGAATACGAGACGTACGTACAAACATTAGATACTTCCTTTGCGAGCAAACACGGGGGTTCTGCAAAAGTTGACATGCTCGAAAGATATCCTGATTTAGTAATACTTTGGGCAGGATATGCATTTTCAAGAGATTATAATCAAGGCCGAGGACACTATCTTGCAGTTAAGGATATAAGAAATACATTGCGGACAGATGTACCTCAACCTGCAACATGCTGGACTTGTAAAAGCACGGATGTACCTCGTTTAATGAATCAGCTTGGAATATCAGAGTACTACAAGAAACCATGGAAAGAGCTTGGTTCTGAGGTTGTTAATGCAATTGGCTGTCAGGACTGTCATGATAATAAGACATTGAACTTAAAAATTTCAAGACCGGCTCTGGTTGAAGCATTTCAAAGACAAGGCAAAGATATAAACAATGCAACTCATCAGGAAATGCGATCATTAGTTTGTGCACAATGCCACGTTGAATATTATTTTAAAGGAAAAGAAGAAAAGTATTTAACATTCCCTTGGGATAATGGTTTTACAGTAGAGGACATGGAAAAATATTATGATAATGTTGAGCATGTTGACTGGGTACACCAGATTAGCAAAACCCCGATGTTAAAAGCGCAGCATCCTGATTTTGAAGTCTTTAAAATGGGTATTCATTCACAAAGAGGGCTTTCTTGTGCTGACTGCCACATGCCTTATAAAAGTGAAGGTGGAGTAAAGTTTACAGATCATCATATACAGAGTCCTTTAAATAACATTGCCAACTCATGTCAAGTGTGTCACAGGGAGAGCGAAACGACCCTAATGAATAACGTATATGAAAGGCAGGATAAGGTTCTTGAACTTGGAGAAACAGCAACGAATATAATTGCAAAAGCTCACATTGAGGCAAAGTATGCATGGGATGCAGGAGCGACTGAAGAGCAAATGAAACCGATATTGAAGTTAATCAGACAAGCACAATGGAGATGGGATTACATTGCAGCATCGCATGGAGCAGGATTCCACGCTCCGCTTGAATCAGCAAGGGTACTTGGAAATTCAATATCAAAAGGACAGGAAGCCAGAACACAAATAGCGATATTGCTAACAAAGCTTAATGTGGGATTACCAATAGCATATCCCGACATATCAACGAAGCTAAAAGCACAAACATACATCGGTTTAAATTTGGACAGTTTAAATAAAGCGAAATCTATATTTTTAAATGAAACAATTCCCCAATGGGACAAGATAGCCATTGAAAAAGGCAATAAAATTGCCTGGTATTAA